Below is a genomic region from Betta splendens chromosome 8, fBetSpl5.4, whole genome shotgun sequence.
TTTGCGGTCTGGCTTCTGACGTGGCGTTCTAGAACGCGCTACGGAAGCTGCTAACCGGCTTAAACCTCTGCTAAGATAGTCGTTTAGCTCTTATTGTGTCTGATAAAGTTGTGTTTTAAGAGTGTTATGTCTCATATCTAGTAAACAAGAGGGACAGCGGTGATTTTTGATGCgctgtgttgtctttgtgtggGTCATGAGGGGGCGTTGTGTGATTGGCCCACAAAGCTGAAGCGACCAAAGTTTATCGTGATGAGCTAATACTTCTGTCTGTTTATGTCCTGCTGACGTCATCACTAGTTAGATACCACCTAAGCTCAAATACATTGTCGAGGGCTTATTTTTGCTCAACTACAGTTTAATACCCTACTTATTGCACTTAATCAAATattgaaaaaaaatcaaatgtttCAAATCAAAAATAACCCAGAATTCATGTGTACAGATAAAATAGTAGAAACAGTACTTTGGAGAAGCTAAAGGATAGTATTTGGTAGCTAAAGTTCATATGAACTGAGTGAATCAGAGAAGACTGTACGATAGTCtaatattttcttttctaaGTTCTGTGAGGcttaaaaagaggaaaaactcgAAAATGCAACAAAGTCATTCACACTTAGTAATTGGAATGAAATGATGATTATGTAGGttatatataaatttatttCAATGATGGATTTAATGAATATCTGTGTAACATAATACTTCATGTGCCTGTATGGTCCTTTTAATTACCTCTTTAATGTTTATCATTATGATGTGTCATTTTTCTTAATAACCAAgttattagtttgtttgttttttagacaATTTGATTAATCACAGAATATCCCCAAAGTCCAGAAAGAAAGATTGCAGTCACTGAGCTTCCAGTAGATGTCACTGTTTGAAAAAACATTAGAGTTCAGACTAGCAGTTGGGTTGGTAATTTTTTTGCCTTGCCTTTAACTTAAATCTTTTtggcattgttttttttcagggaTCTCTGGAAAGAGCCAAATCTTGTTCGCTATAGTGTTCACCACACGCTACTTGGATCTACTAACCTCCTTCATCTCCCTCTACAACACATGCATGAAGGTAGGGAACCAGCCATGTCTTGATCTTGAGCTCtggcctttttttaaaataatgtttttatttagtcaTTAATTGAGTCTTTCCCATTTTTGTTGCATAACAGGTGATCTACATTGGCTGTGCATATGCAACAGTCTACCTGATCTACATGAAGTTCAGAGCCACTTATGATGGAAACCACGACAGTTTCCGGGTTGAGTTTCTGGTTGTTCCTGTTGGAGGTCTTTCTGTTCTCATAAACCACGACTTCTCTCCGCTAGAGGTGCGTTCAGCCTTTAAGCCACCATTAATTCCTGTGGATCCACTACATATGagacatgtaaaaaaaaaaagctttccTTTATGTTTAAACTTAAACATGTGTTATCAGATTCTTTGGACCTTCTCCATCTACCTGGAGTCTGTGGCGATCCTGCCTCAGCTCTTCATGATCAGCAAGACTGGTGAGGCAGAGACGATCACCACCCACTACCTGTTCTGCCTTGGGCTGTATCGAGCCCTGTATCTCTTCAACTGGATCTGGCGTTTCTATTTTGAGGGCTTCTTCGACTTGATTGCCGTTGTAGCTGGAGTGGTCCAGACTGTCCTCTATTGTGACTTCTTCTATCTTTATGTCACCAAAGGTGGGTTTAATGCTTGTATCAAAGCATCAAATCATGCAACGGTCACATGACAATATGTATCTGAAGCAGTTATTGGTTAGATGTAATTGTTGCTTCTCTTCATAAAACAACCCTTTGTACGGTAGCATAATTCACAGTAAATATTCTCTGAAAAACCTCAATCTGAAGTCATCCATGGCTAATTTGAGGCCCTCAGCGGACCTTAGTGAATGAAGTGGAAATATTTGAAAGTCATggctttctgtgtttctgttcctcAAAGACAGAGATTTAACTTtcaaaaatacatatttacataatCCTAAACAGAGTAAAGCATCTGTTTATGTATTCATTATTCTTATGTATTCTTACAAAACCTTTATCTACATTTGCACTTTAAGAATACATTATACTAACAACTAATTTAGTTGTGaaaatgttttacagtgttAAACGTTTAAGTCCCTATTACCTTTAGCAAGTAAAGCAATCTAGGTAGAGAAATctaaaatatgaaatgtatGGCAGCCTACTTATGAATCAGTAAATGCTTTGGTGTATTTAGCCATCTTATTCACATCGGCATGTCTGTCTTGGATCCATCCAAGCAGTAAATTAACAAGAACAtgtcttgttcttcttctttcttggGAGTGAAAAAGCTTCTAAAACACGTCACTTTTTAATCTGTTACTGATCAAATTTGACAAGGATCTACAGATCAAGTAGAAACACAGCAATTTCACTTCAGTTTAGTTCTTGGCTAAGAGttacaggaagcaggaggctcgGTTGGAAATAGATAATAAGGTTATAATTTAAGGCGAGTTCTGCACCGGGACTGTCACTTTAAATGCCcttcaaatcttttttttaattatggaTAATCTGCTACCTTTTATCAAGTAAATATCAAGTGATTGTCTGTTTTCTCACACCTTAGTGTTGAAAGGCAAGAAGCTGAGTCTGCCAGCGTAAGAAATGCTGAGGGAGAGGGCGACTCCCAGCAGTCTCAGGGAGAGTGGAGATGACAAATCTTGGAATCTCGTGACCTATAGCAACAGGACAGAGACGGAGTCAACTAACGGGGAAAAACACTAGTCTTGGTTATTGATGGAACTGGTAAATGCCAACAAACACCAGAGCTGAACAAAGATCATCCCAGAACAACCTTTGGATTTCTGTGTTCAGTATCTTGCCTTAAAGTTGTTTTCATTGCTGTTCAAATAGgagaaaatgcttttttctACATGTGAGGTGTAAACGTTAATTTCCTTTctactttatttttataacatCACAAATAGGGTCAACTGAGTACCTTGGTAATGAAATGCACAGATGTACAGTCTTATTAAAGAGTGCGCTAAAGAGTAATGTATCTGAGTGCCTGATAAAGATTTGTCCACTTTCTGCTCACTTTCtcacagtatttttttttcatactatTTTTAACATTTCGTAAATTGtatgcatatactgtaataccTGTTCCCTTAGGAAACATTTTAAAGAGGACAAAACATCCATCTGCAATTCACACAGCATTTTACAAAGCTTTTCTTCCTTCTGCGTTCTTTTTATGTGCAAAACTATTTGAGACATAATCTATAAAATACTTAAATGCCAGCAATTCTATTTGTCTATTATCCTGAATCGCAATATGTTCAAGCTTTAATGTAGATGTAGTTTCATACAATTCAAAACTGCCCTGCATCGTATTTCTGATGTAGATAGAAACTTTGTGCTATTACTGTGTCACAGTAACAACCTCACAAACACCCTCCAACAGTGATCCTCCATGTCAGAACAAAGCAATAATTATGACTGACTAATTGTCACAGTTGTCACACTGGGATGAGAAGTGTGCAGATATTTGACTCTGCCTTTGACTAGTTGTGAAATTTAAATTCTTGCTAAATGTCTAAAGTCTGAACAGCTGAACAGAATCATTACACTGACCAGTAATTGAGTAGCAGTGATCATGGTGTTCAATTGGTGCATTTAAAGTCGTTTTGGTAAGTCCCACCCTATTTCAATTTACTTGTCATTCTTTGCATGATATCACCACCATTAAAGATTTTATCAGAATCACTTATCCGTGTTTCTGTTTGATGATTGAATAAGCATTTTATAGCATCTGCATGTGACACAAATCACATTGGTCACTGGTTTGTGGGCCGTAATACAGAGAACAGAATTACAAGTGTGTCTGTAAAAAGGATGACCCTTAAATACTGAGAAATAGACTTTTATTAGCGAGAAAGTGTTTCTTACAATGAATGACTGCACAGTAGACTTTGTGGAGCACCAGGACTTTACAATAAGGATTTGATTCGTAAGGTCTAAGATCTTAcgttgtaaagtgccttaacgTAACGCTGGTTGTGAATCGGCGCAATATCAATATACTGAGTAGAGATTTTGTGTAATCTATGTTTTTGAGAGTTTTTTTTAGGAAGCACATGGGCATCAGATGTGCTTAACAGATCAAACTCTTGATTTAAAGCCACTACAGTAAATGCTTGGAATGCGACAACAGGG
It encodes:
- the kdelr2a gene encoding ER lumen protein-retaining receptor 2 produces the protein MNIFRLTGDLSHLAAIIILLLKIWKSRSCAGISGKSQILFAIVFTTRYLDLLTSFISLYNTCMKVIYIGCAYATVYLIYMKFRATYDGNHDSFRVEFLVVPVGGLSVLINHDFSPLEILWTFSIYLESVAILPQLFMISKTGEAETITTHYLFCLGLYRALYLFNWIWRFYFEGFFDLIAVVAGVVQTVLYCDFFYLYVTKVLKGKKLSLPA